The Brassica napus cultivar Da-Ae chromosome C7, Da-Ae, whole genome shotgun sequence genomic interval CTCTTTATTTAGTGAGCGAGGACGTTTTACTTATATTCACGAAATGAGCACACAGAAGATAGCAGGAGAAAAAGTAGTTTtcatcaaaaaatgaaaattaataaaaagagaATTGTCAGAAGTGGGATTTGAACCCACGCCCTCTTTCGAAGACCAGAACTTGAGTCTGGCGCCTTAGACCACTCGGCCATCCTGACTATTTTTAACAAGTCTaatgaaaagaaataatatctgtgcttatgtaaaataaaacaatttcttGAGCAAATTAGTAATGTAAAAGTCTTGAATTCATAAAAGCTAGTACAGGGTTGCTTGAATTCATAAGTTGTTAGTACAGGGTTGTTTGAATTCATGTGAAAGTTTAAATTAGTTGGTTGATACATTTAAGTCAGACGAGTAGATGTATCTGACATTTGGTAggtttcagttgcatttatcttttcttttggaAGAAAATAGCAAAAGCACCGTTTGTTACTTCACTGGTCGAGCAGTTTCCTAGAGCCTAATAAAGTTACTACTGGTGGTACCAAACCAATGAgagaacacaaacaaaaaagcCTTAGAGCTACATATTCATTTTCAAAGCTAAACAAAAGAGAAACCACAAATCATGCAATTAAATCCTTTGTTTCACTCCCTCCCCACTTCTTCATACGTTCCATTGTCTCCTCCACCTGTTCATCACAGTTATTTAATTATGGATCTCAATGGACAAGTGCATATGGATACGGTTTTGAGTCTGAATAAGGTTCTTACCTCTTTATTCCAGTTTGTCTTGTATACAACAACTATCAGTAACAACGTTTGAAGCGTTGTTCCTGCTATCATTCCACCCCAAAGTCCctgaaaacattattaaaaataatcactATTAATGGACTTGAAAGGTAGATTTTAAGCATGTTTTTACTTACCATCACTCCCAAGTTTGCTTTGTAACCAAGAAGATACCCAAAGGGAAGGCCAAAAATGTAGTAACAACCCAAGTTGATATAAGCCACTAAGCCTTGCCAACCACCTCCAATAGCCACACCTAATGAATTAAACCAAGAGACTGTTATTATGATGTGATAAAAACCTCTGGTTTGGTTTTTGATGGAAGAAAAGATATTATTGTGTTACCGGAAATAACTGGCTGCACGCTGTTAAGAACCATGGTTATGCCAAGAAGATAAGCTAGCTTAGACACTGCCCGTTTTAGTACTTCGCTGCTTGTGAAGATGATAGCAAAATGATCTCTGGCTATGATGATAGCCACCATAAAGACAAGACCAATGAGGAGAGACTGGAACACCGTTACATAGACAGAGTATTTAGCTGCTCGTGGACGGCCTAACCCAAGCTCATTAGAGACACGGACACTAACACAAGTAGACAACACATTAGCTTCATAAGTCTAATATTTACCTAAACAATGTCGGTACCTTATAGCAGCGTTTATTCCAATGAACAACATAGCCTCCACACCGTTAACATTCATGCTGAAAtgtcaaaatatttcaaatattacgTGATAGTAAAATATGATTAGTATACAAAAGCATTTTTTGTGAAAGTCACTAACCATATAGAAAGGGAATCAACAGCGATGACAGCGTTGTCAAGACGACCAGTAAGGACAATGATACTCATCATATACCAAAGCTCAAGACAAAGCATAACAGCAGACGCAATAGAGAGCCTTACAAAAGCCCAAATCTCTTTAAAAGCCAACCAAGTCAAGCCAGTCCACCCTTCATTACACCAACCAATCACATAAACAATCTGAGAGATCGCTGTTCCCCAGTTCGTAATACTAAACGCCAAAGCGGCACCGTTTGTTCCCCAACCAAACACAACTATGAACAGCCAGAGCATAGCAACGTGCATGATAAGAGCGACGAAACCAATCCAAGCGATGGCGATGACTTTGCTCTGCGCTTGAAGGAACTTTGAGGTAGGGAAAGTGAAAGCCATCGAGAAGAGCTGAGGGATGGTTAGAAGAGTGAACTCTCCAGCTGCAACAGCAATCTCCTCTGCTTGACCGAGAAGTCTCAAGACGGGTGTGGCGAAGATGTAGATAGGAAGGAGGAAGATGCATGAAACGGATAAAATAATCCATGATCTCTGCATGTAGACGCCTAACATGTGGACTTGACCAGCTCCAAAGGCTTGGCCACAAAGTGTTTCAAGCGCACTTCCCATGCCAAGCTGCACCAAAGCAAGATTCAAACAACAAGCATGGAGGGATCTAGAGAGAGGTcagggaagagagagagagagtaccaAGAAGCCAAAGGAGAAGGTGCCAATGAcggagagagagatggagacgGCGGAGAGCTCTATCTCGCCGATGTGGCCAACAAAGATGTTGGTGAAGGAGGTGACGCCGTACTGGCAGATGATGTTGAAACCTATAGGAGCAGCGATCTTCCACAGCTTGGCTGACTCCATAGAAAAGACTCGCTTCACCTCGCTCAGGGTCCTCGCCGGCGAGTAATCCTCCTTTACCTCATTGCCAAGAAACGGCGTCGTTGGATCCATCTCCTCCTCAAAGAGTCTGAAACGTTAAAACCTACGGGGCTTCACTCACTAGCCTatctttttaagtcttttatctCTTTAGAGTCAATGTCTGTTGCGAAATAATAGGTTTGGTTTTATATAACAAAGACGTTGTTGGATCACACACTTCTTCTCTCCACCCTTCGTTTTTGCAtactaatcatattttattatcaagcaaagaaaaaaaaatataaattattatcacAACAagtcaactatatatatatatatgactcaGTTGAtggaaaatatcattttttgccaagaaaaaaatgaagatttaAAATCTAGTGTTCTGGCTGCATTGGTTGCATGCTAgcctttaaaatttaatattataccAAAAAGAGAGTTAATATTCTCGCACAAAAAGGTGGAGAATAACTTATTAACTTTATTACCTATTACTATAGTCTAAAAATAGGATAAAATCACATTTAgcagaaatctttttttttctgtatgtTTAGAGTTTGGGAAAAAGGATAATAGTTAtggaaaaaagagagaaaagaaagaaagtgttggagaaacttACTTCGAAATGGCATGGCTGGGGTAGGTGAGGCTAACCGGTGGCGACGTTTTGCTTatgaatcaaacaaataaactttaaaaatgaGAGAGACATGTTAGCGTTGTGCCTCTCTTTAATGCCTCTTTCGTGGCAAACGACATAAAGCATTTACTAGGGAGGgtgggagagagagaggtatGCGTTGTGAAAAGTTTGGATTagaattttaccaaaaaaaaaagtttggaatGTTGTTAATATTCcttagtttcaaaatgttaataTGTTTCTGGAGTacttaaaaacatattaaatttttatttttcgatAATcgttaaattttgattataaatgtattatttcTGGTGATTAACTATTTTCCACAATTTTTATCCTATCAAAAATcaataaacataattttgaaaaaaaataaatgtataagaAGTAttaatatgtatctttttgaaataagTTTATTTTCTAAAGCATGAATCATTTTGAATGAATGGATTAATATACATCATCGTATACTTAGAAATCGGATGTTACAGTTGTCCATTCAATTTTAACATCCAAAAGGTTAACACATAGCTCCACTTCCATGCTGGTAGGCAATAAGTATgaatagcatatatatatatatatatgttacggTAGGAAACTTGCTTAATCCTTCTAGAAGCCAAATAAGGAGTTACGTAACGTATGGGTCGGATGATGCATTGATCAATAATATTggaagaagagtacaagaaataaactttttttcttttagggtGTTTCTACGGAAACTACTACTATGGTCCCATGGTCCAGCTTTCTAGTTTTGGTCTTCGTCGTCCCTACTGtgtttcataatttaaaacCTTTTTGACATCGATCAACCCAAACATACAtgtacatcatcatcatcatcttcttaaCTTGCGAACCGAGCCCCATCCAGTTCACCAAAGGCCAATCTTGGCCTGGAAGAAATGTACCTAATCATATTGGTGCGTTCAAGTGACATTAGATGGGCCAAGATTTTGCAAATGAGCTTTCATAATCcagttgtttctttttttttctgcaacTTATTTTACCTCCTATTTTCTATAGTTAAGATTTTGCAAAGTTACTCATACAGTTGTTTTGCATACAGTTGAAACCTAAAGATGATTGCAATTCAGATGTGAAGAGTTTTTGTGACAAGTTTGATGAGTACAATGCATCCGTACACATTGCAGGTGAAAAAGGCATACATCTAGACAACAGAGCAATCTCACACCAAAGCAACCAAAAGGGTTCTGGAATAAACAGCACAGTTCGTCAGTAACACGAACCATAACACATTCATGATTCTTTTAGCGAACCAAATCTGAAAATCATGGTATTCATCATCCCCGGAACAGCCCATTGAACACAAGGGTATTCCCGTCACTGTTTTCAGATATCTGTAGCGACGAGACAGCCTGAGCAGCAATCAAATCAGTTGACATCCCCATGTTGTCATCCCAAACATCACTAGCGAACGGCGACCAGTTACCGTCTCCTAATCCACAACCGTTTGACACAAACCCAATCCCTTGAACCGCATAGCTTTCACCTCTAAACATATCCATCTTGAAACCCTTTTCTTCACCAAGCATGACTCGAGATGAATCATCACCGTCAGAATCTTCTCCCAGTAGGACGTGAAGAGCAACAGCTTCTGCAATAGCAGCCCCCTCTTCATCTAACCTCTGCTGCTCTTCAagtttcttctgcttcttcttctcaagCTCAGCCCTGATGGCAGCAGAAGTAGCAAGAGCTTTCTCAAgacgtctcttcttcttctcagctTGTTTGACACGATCAAACTCATCTTTACCAtgtgccttcttcttcttcaatttaCTAGCTACTGATTGAACTTGCTTGCACACACAGTGATCCATAATTTCTtgcttataatatatatatatatatatataatttctaacTAAATAAACTCGTAGAGGAACGATCTCAAGAACTACTACAACCACTCAGGTATATAGGAATACCTCATGGTTCGGACAATACAATCCCAAAAAGAAACAAGTGGAGACAACTTAAGAGAGACGTTGTAAGAATTAACATTTGGAATCACACGTCCTCCTCTCTCATACCCCTTAGACTCGCCCATTTTCTGCATTAGcaaattaactaattattaCTTGATTAGTTTTAAAGCTGCAAAGGTAGAAACACAGAGAAGCTTATGCATAATACTAAAGTCAAAACACACAGTAGCATTTATAAGAAACCAATGTTGTGTTCAAGGGACCAAATCTTAAAGGAAGTAAAATAAAGTCAACGGCTATGTAGATTTCAAGACAAGTCAACGATAacacaatatataggagatacatcacattttcatttttttgatgaatattgAATCCTTTAATTGCCACCAAACTTCAACAATTCTCATATACACACACAGAGAGCATGCCACAGagataaaataatcaaatcaaaactcaaacttcaggaaagaaaaaaaatcagatctgACTCAGAAAGTCATGTTGGATCAAAATTCAATCGCACGGTTAAGTCAATTCGATTGAAAAAGATATACGGAAACTGAAGATGTTAGAGATTCGATCCAAACCTCTACACGTTGGCATGGAAGCGGCCAcctcaaagagagagagatgcttGTTATCAGGATCAAGAGACTAATGAGATGGAGAAGAGGAAAGAGACGGAACAGAGCCGTGAGATGATCAACAAAGAGAAGAACACACATAAGACCGTCTTCTAATCATCCAATCATATTAAGCCATGTGGCGAGTTATGTCTAGATGGTCTACTACTTGACCGTGTGTCAGATTGTTTCCTCGTTATAGATCTGCTAACAGCCGTTAGATTAGATGTTTTTGTTTCGTTCCTACGGTTGAGATTTGATAAAACGAGTACTTGATTCGAACAAGTCAAATACAAATACTAAATCCTACTACTTAAACGAGTCGAGTAATTGACAAGTATTTGCCTTATGACCAGCCCTGATTTGATTTGGAATTCTACTCAAGTCTCGTTTTAACGACTAACACGAGCCGTTCACAGCAACTCTTAGAAAACCAGCTCTCATGGATTATTTGGAGAGATTGTTTAATATccctatttatttgtttttggtaaCGTTTTTAGCTCACCAGGACTACTTCAAACTTGAAAGTGAAAAAAACTTATAAGCTTGGGAATCAGGATTGAATTTCTAAAATGAACACTAGCTAGATTGCCTTAGTTAAGACAATTGAGAGGAAAACAAGAACAGCATGTATAGTTTTTGTTACCATTTTCCCATGTCTTTTACCGTAGAGATGATATCCAGGTGAACAGCCCGAGCTTATGGACGCAGCATTGCCTTTGAATAAGGCTTTTGTGACAACCCGTCCCGTGGAAACAATCTGCCCTGTGGACCCCAGGTTCACAGCTCTACAGAGCACCGACCCCAACCCTTCTATTATGAGTTTTCTCTgactccataattaggttgttgatGCACTTGGCGTTAGTTGAACCCAAGACCTTACCTTTTTAGCAACATTCCCACATGACAAGTTGTCACCAATTGACAGCTTGTCCTGGAGGAGTGTTATTAAAGGGTGAGGTCCTGAGTTTGAGactcaccaacaacctaattatggagtcAGAGAAAATTCATAATGGAAAGATTGTGATCGGTGCCCTGTAGGACTGTGAACCGGATTCAGAGTGAGTGGGATGGGTTGTCACAGCTTTCTGATCGATAAAgtgaattaatatatatatatatacacacgtgTGCATGTGTGTGTTAGAAAATGCTTATCTTTTTTTACTTGAATAATAGATCCAAACATGAGCTG includes:
- the LOC106408489 gene encoding protein DETOXIFICATION 35-like yields the protein MDPTTPFLGNEVKEDYSPARTLSEVKRVFSMESAKLWKIAAPIGFNIICQYGVTSFTNIFVGHIGEIELSAVSISLSVIGTFSFGFLLGMGSALETLCGQAFGAGQVHMLGVYMQRSWIILSVSCIFLLPIYIFATPVLRLLGQAEEIAVAAGEFTLLTIPQLFSMAFTFPTSKFLQAQSKVIAIAWIGFVALIMHVAMLWLFIVVFGWGTNGAALAFSITNWGTAISQIVYVIGWCNEGWTGLTWLAFKEIWAFVRLSIASAVMLCLELWYMMSIIVLTGRLDNAVIAVDSLSICMNVNGVEAMLFIGINAAISVRVSNELGLGRPRAAKYSVYVTVFQSLLIGLVFMVAIIIARDHFAIIFTSSEVLKRAVSKLAYLLGITMVLNSVQPVISGVAIGGGWQGLVAYINLGCYYIFGLPFGYLLGYKANLGVMGLWGGMIAGTTLQTLLLIVVVYKTNWNKEVEETMERMKKWGGSETKDLIA
- the BNAA04G06500D gene encoding uncharacterized protein BNAA04G06500D codes for the protein MDHCVCKQVQSVASKLKKKKAHGKDEFDRVKQAEKKKRRLEKALATSAAIRAELEKKKQKKLEEQQRLDEEGAAIAEAVALHVLLGEDSDGDDSSRVMLGEEKGFKMDMFRGESYAVQGIGFVSNGCGLGDGNWSPFASDVWDDNMGMSTDLIAAQAVSSLQISENSDGNTLVFNGLFRG